Proteins from a single region of Weeksella virosa DSM 16922:
- a CDS encoding group III truncated hemoglobin yields the protein MKKKITSREEIELLVDTFYGKVQKDDLIGPIFDRVIQDRWPHHLHKMYQFWETILFEDQYTYRGRPFPPHISLGLSEEHFERWLSLFTETLKENFEADETTEKALKQAHTMATLFQSKLAYFREQGSKPIQ from the coding sequence ATGAAAAAGAAAATTACGAGCCGAGAAGAAATTGAATTGTTGGTTGATACTTTTTATGGAAAAGTACAGAAGGATGATTTGATTGGTCCTATTTTCGATCGTGTAATCCAAGATCGTTGGCCGCATCATTTGCACAAAATGTATCAATTTTGGGAAACGATTTTGTTCGAGGATCAATATACGTATAGAGGTCGTCCTTTCCCACCACATATTTCCTTGGGTCTGAGCGAAGAACATTTCGAACGTTGGTTATCGTTGTTTACAGAAACACTGAAAGAGAACTTCGAAGCAGACGAAACCACCGAAAAAGCTCTAAAACAAGCCCATACAATGGCAACTTTATTTCAAAGTAAATTAGCTTATTTCAGAGAGCAAGGAAGCAAACCAATTCAGTGA
- a CDS encoding acyltransferase family protein, translating to MKTTRYYSLDVFRGATIALMILVNNPGSWSYMFSPLQHASWHGCTPTDLVFPFFLFAVGNAMSFGMSHLKLQASNVFWKKIIKRTILIFAIGLFINWWPFLKWENNELVFRAWRESEENGVRIMGVLQRIAIANFFASTLAYYYRDRVVLKISILILLFYWALTFFLGGVDPYSLEGFIGTKIDVHLIGLAHMYKGEGVPFDPEGLYSTIPAISQILLGYLVGVYIQKQGDIRWFSRSLPASNLPIYRMLSGLFVLGAFALIMGYIWQLDFPYNKKIWSSSYVIHTTALAIFTIGCMVWFAEVLQMHPAWMRFFDVFGKNPLFIFVLSGLLPRLLQLIRIKDGFTETGEIRYLSPLSWFYENICAQIPGTPKIGSFFYSLVFLALFWGLAFLLDRKKIYIKV from the coding sequence ATGAAAACTACTCGATATTATTCCTTAGACGTGTTTCGTGGTGCAACCATCGCATTGATGATTTTGGTTAATAATCCAGGTTCTTGGTCGTATATGTTTTCGCCACTACAACATGCGTCATGGCACGGATGTACACCGACCGATTTGGTTTTTCCTTTCTTTCTTTTTGCAGTTGGGAATGCCATGTCTTTTGGGATGTCTCACCTGAAACTGCAAGCTAGCAATGTTTTTTGGAAAAAAATTATCAAACGAACGATTCTCATTTTTGCTATCGGATTATTTATCAACTGGTGGCCATTTCTCAAATGGGAAAACAATGAATTAGTATTCAGAGCATGGCGAGAATCAGAGGAAAACGGCGTTCGGATTATGGGTGTTTTACAACGAATTGCCATCGCTAATTTCTTTGCCTCTACCTTGGCTTATTATTATAGAGATAGAGTAGTTCTAAAAATTTCTATTTTAATTCTTTTATTCTATTGGGCTTTAACCTTTTTCTTAGGAGGTGTTGATCCTTACAGTTTAGAGGGATTTATCGGCACAAAAATCGATGTCCATTTAATTGGTTTGGCTCATATGTATAAAGGTGAAGGTGTTCCTTTTGATCCAGAGGGCTTGTATAGCACAATTCCTGCGATTTCTCAGATTCTATTAGGATATTTGGTTGGAGTATACATCCAGAAACAAGGCGATATCCGATGGTTTTCTCGTTCTTTACCTGCAAGTAATCTGCCTATATATCGTATGCTTAGCGGTTTATTTGTTCTAGGAGCTTTTGCTTTGATTATGGGGTATATTTGGCAGTTAGACTTTCCGTACAACAAAAAAATATGGAGTAGCTCATACGTTATTCATACCACAGCTTTGGCAATTTTCACCATTGGCTGTATGGTATGGTTCGCTGAAGTTTTGCAAATGCATCCTGCTTGGATGAGGTTTTTCGATGTTTTTGGGAAGAATCCTCTTTTCATTTTTGTCCTTAGTGGACTTTTACCAAGACTGTTACAACTCATTCGAATAAAAGACGGATTTACCGAAACTGGGGAAATTCGGTATCTTTCTCCTTTGAGCTGGTTCTATGAAAACATTTGTGCACAAATTCCAGGAACTCCAAAAATTGGCTCTTTTTTCTATTCGCTAGTTTTCTTAGCACTTTTTTGGGGTCTAGCCTTTCTTCTTGATCGAAAAAAAATCTATATCAAGGTTTAA
- the aspA gene encoding aspartate ammonia-lyase, with translation MQKMRIESDLLGELSVPEMAYYGIQTQRAINNFQISNHKLNHYPEFIKALAIVKLGAAQANNELGVLSDTHYQAIEYACRELLKGNYADQFPVDMIQGGAGTSVNMNANEVIANIALEFLGKKKGDYQYCSPNDQVNLSQSTNDAYPTALKIALFEMNKPLTEALEQLSLALDKKAKEFSTVIKMGRTQLQDAVPMTLGQEFEGFSFTLKKEVDHLHRVAQQFLEINMGATAIGTGLNAVPGYATLCTQKIADLLKEPVQLADNLVEATSDTSAFVDYSSALKKLSIKLSKICNDLRLLTSGPRAGLFEINLPPKQPGSSIMPGKVNPVIPEVVNQVCYKVLGNDLTVSFAAEAGQLQLNVMEPVIGFSIIESIQYLTNAMTTLRQECVEGITANTEHLKQEVQNSIGIVTALNPYLGYKTSTKIAKEALATNGSVYHLVLEYGLLSKQQLDTILDPKNMLGPEH, from the coding sequence ATGCAAAAAATGAGAATCGAATCGGATTTATTAGGAGAACTCTCTGTTCCCGAAATGGCATATTACGGAATTCAGACACAAAGGGCGATTAATAACTTTCAGATTTCTAACCATAAACTCAATCATTACCCAGAATTTATCAAAGCTCTGGCTATCGTAAAATTGGGTGCTGCACAAGCCAATAACGAATTGGGTGTATTGTCGGATACACACTACCAAGCAATAGAATATGCTTGTCGAGAATTGCTGAAAGGGAATTATGCTGATCAGTTTCCGGTTGATATGATTCAGGGTGGAGCAGGAACGTCAGTAAACATGAATGCCAACGAAGTTATTGCCAATATAGCCTTAGAATTCTTAGGAAAGAAAAAAGGAGATTACCAGTACTGTTCGCCCAACGATCAGGTGAATCTATCTCAATCAACCAATGATGCGTATCCTACAGCCCTAAAAATTGCTCTATTCGAAATGAATAAACCTTTGACCGAAGCTTTGGAACAACTTTCTTTAGCATTGGATAAAAAAGCAAAAGAATTCAGCACGGTTATCAAAATGGGAAGGACTCAACTGCAAGATGCTGTCCCGATGACGTTGGGCCAAGAATTCGAAGGGTTCTCCTTCACCCTAAAAAAAGAAGTTGATCATTTGCATCGTGTTGCTCAACAATTCTTAGAGATTAATATGGGGGCAACAGCAATCGGTACAGGACTAAATGCTGTGCCAGGTTATGCTACTCTTTGTACTCAAAAAATAGCCGACTTATTGAAAGAACCTGTACAGTTGGCCGATAATCTTGTCGAGGCTACTTCCGATACTAGCGCTTTTGTCGATTATTCGTCGGCTTTGAAAAAACTGAGTATCAAGCTTTCTAAAATTTGTAACGATTTACGTTTGTTAACTTCTGGGCCAAGAGCAGGATTATTCGAAATAAATTTACCACCAAAACAACCCGGCTCATCCATTATGCCAGGTAAAGTGAATCCCGTAATACCAGAAGTGGTTAATCAGGTTTGTTACAAAGTTTTGGGTAATGATTTAACGGTCTCTTTTGCGGCAGAGGCCGGACAATTACAATTGAATGTGATGGAACCCGTGATTGGATTCTCCATCATCGAATCGATACAATATCTTACCAATGCCATGACGACTCTACGCCAAGAATGTGTAGAAGGAATTACCGCAAACACAGAACATCTGAAACAAGAAGTACAAAATAGTATCGGAATCGTAACTGCGCTTAATCCTTATTTAGGTTATAAAACAAGTACCAAAATTGCCAAAGAAGCTCTTGCTACCAATGGTAGTGTGTACCATTTGGTTTTGGAGTATGGTCTATTGTCTAAACAACAATTAGACACTATCCTGGATCCTAAAAATATGCTGGGGCCTGAGCACTAA
- a CDS encoding nitrilase-related carbon-nitrogen hydrolase — protein MQQSLSKLKISLIQYDVVWEDRNANFSRIENLINSTETDLVLLPEMFPSGFSMNVEKIAEKPFGESFHWMMNVAKTKKAAIAGSVSTKESDKYFNRFYFIAPEGSIYIYDKKHLFGYGKEADVYSAGDRIISIDYRGWKIRPIVCYDLRFPVWCRNTDDYDLMLCNASWPKSRREAWMSLLRARAIENMAYVAGVNRTGIDGYNLIYEGDSQLYDALGNELTNENASKEVLTFTLDYQSLHSTRKHFGFLDDRDAFSIDY, from the coding sequence ATGCAACAGAGTTTGTCGAAACTGAAAATATCCCTTATACAATATGATGTAGTTTGGGAAGATAGAAATGCGAATTTTTCTCGAATAGAAAATTTGATTAATTCAACAGAAACTGACCTAGTTTTGTTACCCGAAATGTTTCCGTCTGGCTTTTCGATGAATGTAGAAAAAATTGCAGAGAAACCATTCGGTGAATCTTTTCATTGGATGATGAATGTAGCAAAAACAAAGAAAGCTGCAATTGCAGGTAGTGTATCTACCAAAGAAAGCGATAAATATTTCAATCGTTTTTATTTTATTGCCCCAGAAGGATCAATTTATATTTATGATAAAAAGCATCTTTTTGGCTACGGAAAAGAAGCCGATGTTTATTCGGCTGGTGATCGGATAATTTCGATTGATTATCGTGGTTGGAAGATTCGCCCAATTGTTTGTTACGATCTTCGTTTCCCGGTATGGTGCAGAAATACAGATGATTATGATCTGATGCTCTGCAATGCTTCTTGGCCAAAATCTCGGCGAGAAGCTTGGATGAGTTTACTCAGGGCACGTGCTATAGAAAACATGGCCTATGTTGCTGGAGTCAACCGAACCGGTATCGATGGCTATAATTTAATCTATGAAGGCGACTCCCAACTCTATGATGCATTAGGAAATGAGCTAACAAATGAAAACGCAAGCAAAGAAGTGCTTACGTTTACCTTAGACTATCAATCTTTGCATTCGACAAGAAAACATTTCGGTTTTTTAGATGATCGTGATGCATTTAGTATAGACTATTAA
- a CDS encoding YheT family hydrolase yields MPLINRSTYRPKKIYQQEAHLSTIIPARLKKHPIPNYTRKKLELDDGDFLNLDWRKKEKSNKIVILCHGLEGDSKRTYLNSCSDYFYERDFSVLAWNYRSCGGEMNRLKRLYHHGAYDDLERVVNHLISLGYTEIALVGFSMGGALLMNYLGNVSVPKEVKVGVGISVPISLKSSADRLKAFPNVVYFQNFKRTLLPKIIEKAKQFPGAINLDLLKKVRSFDQIDDYVTAPLHNYPNKEAYYTEASPKHCLHKIRTPCLVVNAKNDPFLGKECYDVSLFENHPFVYFEQPEFGGHCGFSLSGQRHSWADKRAYNFVMKYIRKTENS; encoded by the coding sequence ATGCCATTAATCAACCGATCTACTTATCGCCCGAAAAAAATTTATCAACAGGAAGCCCATCTCTCCACTATCATTCCTGCTCGATTAAAAAAACATCCTATCCCCAACTATACACGAAAAAAACTAGAACTAGACGATGGCGATTTTCTCAACCTCGATTGGCGAAAAAAAGAAAAGTCCAACAAAATCGTAATTCTTTGTCACGGCTTAGAAGGAGACAGCAAAAGAACTTACCTCAACAGCTGCTCTGATTACTTCTATGAGCGAGATTTCTCGGTACTTGCCTGGAATTATAGAAGTTGTGGTGGTGAAATGAATCGCCTGAAACGACTCTATCACCATGGTGCGTACGACGATTTAGAACGCGTCGTCAATCATTTGATCTCATTAGGCTATACAGAAATTGCTTTGGTAGGATTTTCTATGGGTGGTGCTCTACTTATGAATTATTTAGGAAATGTTTCAGTGCCAAAAGAAGTAAAAGTAGGGGTTGGTATTTCGGTCCCGATTTCTCTAAAATCTTCTGCAGATAGATTAAAAGCATTTCCGAATGTTGTTTATTTTCAGAATTTCAAGCGAACTTTATTGCCGAAAATCATAGAAAAAGCAAAACAATTTCCTGGTGCAATCAACCTTGATCTTCTGAAAAAAGTTCGATCATTCGACCAAATAGACGATTATGTTACTGCTCCTTTGCACAATTATCCGAACAAAGAGGCCTATTATACCGAAGCTTCTCCTAAACATTGTTTACACAAAATTCGTACTCCTTGTTTGGTTGTAAATGCTAAAAATGACCCATTTCTTGGCAAAGAATGTTACGACGTTTCCCTATTCGAGAACCATCCTTTTGTCTATTTCGAGCAACCCGAATTTGGTGGACATTGCGGTTTTTCTCTGAGCGGTCAACGACATTCTTGGGCAGATAAACGTGCTTATAATTTTGTGATGAAATACATACGAAAAACCGAGAATTCATAA
- a CDS encoding DciA family protein produces the protein MYRKKYEKRTSNQQSLSELIDFIFKQAGKEELMLEVKAEIAWRKLMGTFLEQWTDKMEVKKGVIYLKINSPAMRNEIIYAKSKIIENINEELDKDYIYDLKIY, from the coding sequence ATGTATAGAAAAAAGTACGAAAAGCGCACATCGAACCAACAATCACTTTCAGAATTGATTGACTTTATATTCAAACAAGCTGGAAAAGAAGAACTGATGCTTGAGGTAAAGGCTGAAATCGCTTGGAGAAAATTGATGGGAACTTTTCTCGAGCAATGGACCGATAAAATGGAAGTGAAAAAAGGAGTAATTTATCTGAAAATAAATTCACCAGCAATGCGAAATGAAATCATTTATGCCAAATCGAAAATAATCGAAAATATTAATGAAGAGCTTGATAAAGACTATATATATGACCTAAAAATTTACTAA
- the recF gene encoding DNA replication/repair protein RecF (All proteins in this family for which functions are known are DNA-binding proteins that assist the filamentation of RecA onto DNA for the initiation of recombination or recombinational repair.), which produces MYLRLLKARQFKNFTESDFEFSPKINAIVGPNGLGKTNLLDAIHYLALSKSYLNHSDAMNIQFDKDYFLLEGEFYRNHVDEKISCLVRKGQSKQLKRNSKQYDRLSDHIGQFPVVMISPYDSDLINEGSEVRRKFLDNIISQSDKAYLQHLLRYNKVLSQRNALLKYFAANQTFDADTLGIYDKELIELGEKIFAKRKTFVEIFAKVFKSYYSSISEQREPVKIEYISQLNEHSFDTLLQNHLPKDRFAQHSTAGIHKDDLAFTIFHHPVKKFGSQGQQKSYLIALKLAQLEVIKQVLNLTPILLLDDIFDKLDEQRVTQLIRLVNEARFGQIFVTDTHPGRTEEIVKRINEESKIIRI; this is translated from the coding sequence ATGTATCTCCGTTTACTAAAAGCAAGACAGTTTAAAAATTTTACCGAAAGTGATTTCGAATTTTCTCCGAAAATCAATGCAATTGTTGGACCAAATGGTTTGGGCAAAACCAATCTATTGGATGCGATTCATTATTTGGCGCTTAGCAAAAGTTACCTTAATCATTCGGATGCGATGAATATCCAATTCGATAAAGATTATTTTTTGCTAGAAGGTGAGTTTTATAGAAATCATGTCGATGAAAAAATTTCTTGTTTGGTACGAAAAGGGCAAAGCAAACAGCTGAAAAGAAACAGTAAACAATACGATCGTTTATCTGATCATATTGGCCAATTTCCTGTGGTGATGATTTCCCCGTACGACAGCGACCTTATTAATGAAGGAAGCGAAGTAAGACGAAAATTTTTAGATAATATTATCTCGCAATCGGACAAGGCTTATTTACAACATCTGCTTCGATACAATAAAGTTTTATCACAAAGAAATGCTCTCCTAAAATACTTTGCTGCAAACCAAACTTTTGATGCAGATACTTTGGGAATTTATGACAAAGAACTAATTGAGCTAGGAGAAAAAATCTTTGCGAAAAGAAAAACTTTTGTAGAAATATTTGCCAAGGTTTTCAAGTCGTATTATTCTTCTATTTCCGAACAACGCGAACCTGTAAAAATAGAATATATATCTCAGCTAAATGAGCATTCATTCGACACATTACTACAGAATCATCTACCAAAAGATCGATTTGCTCAACATTCGACTGCTGGCATTCATAAAGACGATTTGGCTTTTACGATTTTTCATCATCCTGTGAAAAAATTTGGTTCACAGGGTCAACAAAAATCCTACCTAATTGCCCTAAAGCTCGCCCAACTAGAAGTAATTAAGCAAGTATTAAATCTTACACCGATTTTGTTATTGGATGATATTTTTGATAAATTAGATGAGCAACGCGTTACACAGCTAATACGGTTGGTGAATGAAGCTCGATTCGGACAAATTTTTGTGACAGACACCCATCCAGGTAGAACAGAAGAAATCGTTAAACGCATCAACGAAGAAAGCAAAATTATCCGTATATAA
- the hisS gene encoding histidine--tRNA ligase gives MAIQKPSIPKGTRDFSPAEVNRRQYIIQTIQQQFVLHGFSPIETPSFENLSTLTGKYGEEGDRLIFKILNSGDYLSKVSDTILEEKNSQKLISHISDKALRYDLTVPFARYVVQHQNEITFPFKRYQIQPVWRADRPQKGRYREFYQCDADVVGSDSLWQEVEFIGLYDAVFSALRLPVDIQINNRKILSGLAEVANISDQLIDFTVALDKLDKIGEDAVKQEMLSKGISPQAIELLSPLFSMQGNYQEQLTQLSSLLSTSEIGKKGIEELTFVFENVHHIGLDTAKLELNLTLARGLDYYTGAIFEVKSRQGEFSSSIGGGGRYDDLTGIFGLKDISGVGISFGLDRIYLVLEELNLFPDEKTSNQTQALFINFGSQEAKTVTTLVKKLRREGVVAEMYPEEARMKKQLNYADKNKVAYVVIIGSEELKAQKAQVKNMETGDQFDLDFEALVPFFNQNNSSTSCKKDC, from the coding sequence ATGGCCATACAAAAACCGTCGATTCCGAAAGGAACGCGCGATTTCTCGCCAGCAGAAGTTAATCGTCGTCAGTATATAATACAAACCATTCAGCAACAATTTGTATTGCATGGTTTTTCACCGATTGAAACGCCATCTTTCGAAAATCTTTCTACCCTTACCGGAAAATATGGAGAAGAAGGCGATCGTTTGATTTTTAAGATTCTCAATTCTGGTGACTATTTAAGTAAAGTTTCTGATACGATTTTAGAAGAAAAAAATAGTCAAAAATTAATTTCACATATTTCAGACAAAGCATTACGATACGATCTCACAGTGCCATTTGCGCGCTATGTAGTTCAGCACCAAAACGAAATAACATTTCCGTTTAAGCGTTATCAAATCCAGCCTGTTTGGCGAGCAGATCGCCCCCAAAAAGGACGATATCGCGAGTTTTATCAGTGTGATGCAGATGTCGTTGGGAGTGATTCTCTTTGGCAAGAAGTAGAGTTTATTGGTTTGTACGATGCGGTTTTCTCAGCCTTGCGATTGCCGGTTGATATCCAAATCAATAACCGAAAAATTTTATCTGGTTTAGCAGAGGTTGCCAATATATCGGATCAATTAATCGATTTTACAGTTGCGCTCGATAAATTAGATAAAATTGGCGAAGATGCTGTGAAACAAGAAATGCTAAGCAAAGGGATTTCTCCACAAGCCATCGAACTATTGTCGCCTTTGTTTTCTATGCAAGGAAATTATCAGGAACAACTTACCCAATTAAGCTCTCTTTTGTCTACCTCTGAGATTGGTAAAAAGGGAATCGAAGAATTGACTTTTGTTTTCGAGAATGTGCACCATATTGGGTTGGATACGGCCAAATTAGAATTGAATCTGACACTTGCGCGAGGTTTAGATTATTACACTGGTGCAATTTTCGAGGTAAAATCTCGACAAGGAGAATTCTCTTCTTCTATCGGTGGCGGTGGACGTTACGATGATTTGACAGGGATTTTCGGTTTAAAAGATATTTCAGGAGTTGGGATTTCTTTTGGTTTGGATAGGATTTATTTGGTACTCGAAGAATTGAATCTTTTCCCAGATGAAAAAACATCGAACCAAACACAAGCTTTATTCATCAATTTTGGAAGTCAAGAAGCCAAAACAGTTACGACATTGGTCAAAAAACTTCGTCGGGAAGGGGTTGTGGCAGAAATGTATCCAGAAGAAGCAAGAATGAAAAAACAACTCAATTATGCCGATAAAAATAAGGTTGCCTATGTGGTGATAATCGGATCCGAAGAATTAAAAGCACAAAAAGCACAAGTGAAAAATATGGAAACAGGAGATCAATTCGATTTAGACTTCGAGGCATTGGTGCCTTTTTTCAACCAAAATAATTCATCAACCTCTTGTAAAAAAGATTGTTAA
- a CDS encoding PfkB family carbohydrate kinase, with the protein MSLLTVGTVAFDKLETPFGKTDKILGGAATFISMASSLLGVKTGIVSVVGGDFPEEYIDLLKSKNIDLSGLEIIPNGKTFFWEGKYHNDLNSRDTLATELNVLENFEPKVPEQWKDCKVLMLGNLHPLVQKSVLEQIDIRPELVVLDTMNFWMDHTWDELMTVIKEVDVLSINDEEARQMSGEYSLQKAAKKIMTMGPKTVIIKKGEHGALLFQDERVFFAPALPLEDVFDPTGAGDTFAGGFSGYLASTEDYSFENMKRAIIYGSALASVTVEKFGTDSLNELTKERLDERLKRFQDLISFEMKL; encoded by the coding sequence ATGAGTTTATTAACCGTAGGAACCGTTGCCTTCGATAAGTTAGAAACACCGTTTGGCAAAACCGATAAAATCTTAGGAGGCGCAGCAACGTTCATCAGTATGGCTTCGTCTTTATTAGGCGTAAAAACAGGCATTGTGTCTGTGGTAGGTGGTGATTTTCCGGAGGAATACATCGATTTATTAAAATCTAAAAATATCGACCTTAGTGGTTTAGAAATTATCCCAAATGGCAAAACTTTCTTCTGGGAAGGGAAATATCACAATGATCTTAACTCTCGTGATACCCTCGCAACAGAGTTGAATGTTTTAGAAAATTTCGAACCAAAAGTTCCTGAGCAATGGAAAGATTGCAAGGTGCTTATGTTAGGAAACTTACATCCGTTGGTACAAAAATCGGTTCTCGAACAAATAGATATTCGACCAGAATTAGTGGTGCTAGATACGATGAATTTTTGGATGGATCATACCTGGGACGAGTTGATGACCGTGATAAAAGAGGTAGATGTTTTGTCGATCAACGATGAAGAAGCACGGCAAATGTCGGGTGAATATAGTTTGCAGAAAGCTGCTAAAAAAATCATGACAATGGGTCCGAAAACCGTAATCATTAAAAAAGGAGAACACGGAGCTTTGCTGTTTCAGGACGAACGCGTTTTCTTTGCGCCAGCTTTACCGCTGGAAGATGTTTTTGATCCGACAGGCGCGGGAGATACCTTTGCAGGAGGTTTTTCTGGGTATTTGGCTAGTACAGAAGATTATAGCTTCGAGAATATGAAGCGCGCCATTATCTATGGTTCTGCGTTGGCTTCGGTGACGGTAGAAAAATTCGGAACAGATTCGTTGAATGAACTGACAAAAGAACGTTTGGATGAGCGTCTAAAACGTTTTCAGGATTTGATTAGTTTCGAAATGAAGCTGTAA
- a CDS encoding plastocyanin/azurin family copper-binding protein codes for MKKLFLLSGLSILLASCGGSRKEVTPLSSEETSASIEADVNNPVTAITIKGNDNMKYDITEFTVKKGQEVTITLDNVGQLPKEAMGHNLIILKPETDVDAFAKAAEAEVKNDYIPNALSTDIVAHTKLLGPGEQDSITLTFTDAGDYTYICSFPNHYIFMRGVIHVVE; via the coding sequence ATGAAAAAACTATTTTTATTATCAGGACTATCTATTTTATTAGCCTCTTGCGGAGGCTCTAGAAAAGAAGTAACCCCCTTATCATCTGAGGAAACAAGCGCTAGCATAGAGGCCGATGTAAATAACCCCGTAACAGCGATTACAATAAAAGGGAACGACAACATGAAGTACGATATTACCGAATTCACTGTGAAGAAAGGACAAGAGGTCACTATCACCTTAGACAATGTAGGTCAATTACCTAAAGAGGCAATGGGGCACAATTTAATAATTTTGAAACCAGAAACCGATGTAGACGCTTTTGCTAAAGCTGCTGAAGCTGAGGTGAAAAACGATTATATCCCAAATGCACTGTCTACGGATATTGTTGCACATACAAAATTACTAGGACCAGGAGAGCAGGATAGTATTACGCTTACCTTTACCGATGCTGGAGACTATACTTATATCTGTTCTTTCCCGAATCATTACATATTTATGCGAGGAGTAATTCATGTTGTAGAGTAA
- a CDS encoding 7-carboxy-7-deazaguanine synthase QueE translates to MIQISGITNEQQQLANEGRLLPVMEHFYTLQGEGAYAGVAAYFIRLGGCDVGCHWCDVKESWDAEIHPLTDIATLAKEAAAICKTIIITGGEPLMWDLTFLTSELHKHGANIHIETSGAYPLTGEIDWVTLSPKKTKLPVESIYQQANELKMIIYNQHDFTFAEEQAAKVKDNCLLYLQVEWSKRDSMSPKLVEFIKQNPKWRITVQTHKYLDIP, encoded by the coding sequence ATGATACAAATTTCAGGGATTACCAATGAACAACAACAGCTAGCCAACGAAGGTCGCCTCTTACCGGTAATGGAACATTTCTATACCTTGCAAGGAGAAGGTGCATATGCCGGAGTTGCCGCGTATTTTATACGATTAGGCGGTTGCGATGTTGGCTGTCATTGGTGTGATGTGAAAGAGAGCTGGGATGCAGAAATCCATCCGCTAACAGATATAGCAACCTTGGCAAAAGAAGCAGCTGCAATTTGTAAAACAATTATCATTACAGGAGGAGAACCCCTTATGTGGGATTTAACTTTCTTAACAAGCGAATTACACAAACATGGAGCAAATATCCACATAGAAACTTCGGGCGCTTATCCGTTGACAGGAGAAATTGATTGGGTTACGCTCTCTCCTAAAAAAACAAAATTACCTGTAGAAAGTATTTATCAGCAAGCCAATGAGTTGAAAATGATTATTTATAATCAACACGATTTTACTTTTGCCGAAGAGCAAGCAGCCAAAGTGAAAGACAATTGCTTACTGTATCTGCAAGTAGAATGGAGCAAACGTGACAGCATGTCACCTAAATTGGTCGAATTTATAAAACAGAATCCGAAATGGCGAATTACGGTACAAACTCATAAGTATTTAGACATCCCTTAA